The following proteins are co-located in the Thermomicrobiales bacterium genome:
- a CDS encoding MMPL family transporter, translating into MAVPSTRGVARWSARRPWLVVGFWLLLVVMAGAASGMLPSPISNDDGFTTEPESLKGDRLIEQRLNGQQPQTETVVITSDHLTIDDPAFRQVIESTSAALRGLDGTVASVTNVLDLEAAGDPTASQLISDDRMTAVLPVVMAGDSDALEGRGEEYVRTIEAQRTADVTVLSVGDLSGDVAYGAIAERDLARAELFGLPIALIVLVVVFGALLAAGVPLVVALASIAVATGMATVLGQWHPVSDITFNLIVMIGLAVGIDYALFIVERYREERRHGHERRAAIENAGGTATKAVVCSGLTVVIALMGMFIIPVTVFRGLAVGAALVVLVSIVSSMTLIPALLALLGDRIDWPRKRHYDDPLRIALQRKRDSETIHAGFWGRLTQTVMTHRVVSVILAAGLLLALALPYLDLQTGVVGLDTLPESDVKRGYEILSEKFYAGVIAPVEIVVDGNANDPAIQNSVDRLIASLGQNEMFGPATTETNAAGDLIVVSVPLAIDGNLPAGEQIIEELRNQTIPTVFAETEASVYVTGEAAFNHDFNVLLAEYTPYVFAFVLGLSFLVLLLAFRSIIVPIKAILMNLLSVGAAYGVMVLVFQKGIGNELLGFGQSPVIEAWIPVFLFCILFGLSMDYHVFLLSRIREHYDRTGNNSESVAVGLQSTARIITGAALIMVAVFGAFAAGSLIEMQQMGFGLAVAIFLDATIVRSVLVPSSMALLGNANWYLPRWLRWLPDLRIEGHPVGPVPTVDAPTPARAPRRAA; encoded by the coding sequence ATGGCGGTACCATCGACGCGTGGGGTGGCACGATGGAGTGCCCGACGGCCCTGGCTGGTCGTTGGATTCTGGTTGTTGCTGGTCGTCATGGCTGGGGCAGCATCCGGCATGTTGCCCAGCCCGATTTCGAATGACGACGGTTTCACAACAGAGCCAGAGTCGCTGAAAGGTGACCGGCTGATCGAGCAACGCCTCAACGGTCAGCAGCCACAAACCGAGACGGTTGTCATCACAAGCGACCACCTGACGATTGACGATCCTGCATTTCGACAGGTCATTGAGAGTACGTCCGCGGCGTTGCGTGGGTTGGACGGTACTGTCGCGAGCGTCACGAACGTGCTTGATCTTGAGGCGGCGGGCGATCCGACAGCCAGTCAGCTCATTTCGGACGATCGTATGACGGCGGTTTTGCCGGTCGTGATGGCTGGCGATAGTGACGCGCTCGAAGGTCGCGGCGAGGAATACGTCCGCACGATCGAGGCGCAGCGCACGGCCGATGTGACTGTTCTCAGCGTCGGCGATCTGAGCGGCGACGTTGCCTACGGCGCGATTGCCGAGCGCGACCTGGCCCGGGCCGAGTTGTTCGGGCTCCCCATCGCGCTCATCGTCCTGGTGGTCGTGTTTGGTGCGCTGCTGGCGGCCGGCGTTCCGCTGGTCGTCGCGCTGGCGTCGATCGCGGTCGCAACTGGCATGGCAACCGTGCTGGGCCAGTGGCACCCGGTTTCTGACATCACCTTCAACCTCATCGTCATGATCGGTCTGGCCGTCGGTATCGACTACGCGTTGTTCATTGTCGAACGCTATCGCGAAGAACGCCGACACGGGCATGAGCGTCGTGCCGCGATCGAGAACGCGGGCGGAACGGCGACCAAGGCGGTCGTCTGCTCCGGCCTGACAGTGGTCATCGCGCTGATGGGTATGTTCATCATCCCGGTGACGGTCTTCCGTGGTCTTGCAGTCGGTGCGGCACTGGTTGTGCTGGTGTCGATTGTGTCCTCGATGACGCTGATTCCGGCACTGTTGGCGCTGCTTGGCGATCGCATCGACTGGCCGCGCAAGCGTCATTACGATGATCCACTGCGGATCGCGCTGCAGCGCAAGCGCGACAGCGAGACGATCCACGCCGGTTTCTGGGGACGCCTGACACAGACCGTGATGACGCACCGCGTGGTCAGTGTCATTCTCGCCGCTGGTCTCCTGCTCGCCCTGGCGTTGCCGTACCTTGACCTGCAGACCGGCGTTGTCGGGCTGGATACGCTGCCTGAGAGCGATGTCAAGCGCGGCTACGAGATCCTCAGCGAGAAGTTCTACGCAGGCGTTATTGCGCCAGTCGAGATTGTCGTCGATGGCAACGCGAACGATCCGGCGATCCAGAACAGCGTCGATCGGCTGATCGCGAGTCTGGGGCAGAACGAGATGTTCGGCCCGGCGACGACCGAAACCAACGCCGCTGGTGACCTGATCGTTGTCTCTGTGCCGCTGGCGATAGATGGCAACCTGCCGGCCGGCGAGCAGATCATTGAGGAATTGCGTAATCAGACGATCCCGACCGTGTTCGCCGAGACCGAAGCCAGCGTCTATGTCACGGGTGAGGCGGCGTTCAACCACGACTTCAACGTTCTGCTCGCCGAGTACACGCCGTACGTGTTTGCCTTCGTCCTCGGCCTGAGCTTCCTGGTATTGCTGCTCGCGTTCCGTTCGATCATCGTGCCGATCAAGGCGATCCTGATGAACCTGCTGTCGGTCGGCGCAGCCTATGGCGTGATGGTCCTCGTCTTCCAGAAAGGGATTGGCAACGAGCTGCTTGGCTTTGGGCAGTCGCCGGTCATCGAGGCGTGGATTCCGGTCTTCCTGTTCTGCATCCTGTTCGGCCTGTCGATGGACTACCACGTCTTCCTGCTGAGCCGGATTCGCGAGCATTACGACCGCACCGGGAACAACAGTGAATCTGTGGCGGTCGGCCTGCAATCGACGGCGCGGATTATCACCGGAGCGGCGCTCATCATGGTCGCAGTCTTCGGAGCCTTTGCTGCCGGCAGCCTGATCGAGATGCAGCAGATGGGCTTTGGCCTGGCCGTTGCGATCTTCCTCGATGCGACCATCGTTCGCTCAGTGCTGGTGCCGTCGAGCATGGCGCTGCTGGGGAACGCCAACTGGTATCTGCCGCGCTGGTTGCGCTGGCTGCCGGATCTGCGGATCGAGGGTCATCCGGTTGGTCCCGTACCGACTGTCGATGCACCAACACCCGCACGAGCGCCGCGGCGCGCAGCCTGA
- a CDS encoding response regulator transcription factor, translating to MRIVIAEDSVLLREGLNRLVADAGHDVVASVASGPELVEAIDRERPDVSIVDVRMPPTFRDEGLRAAIAARDRVPLTPILILSQYVEERYAGELLESGAAGVGYLLKDRVADVSEFMMALRQVAAGGTVLDPEVVAQLVTRRRRDDRLADLTPREQEVLALIAEGQSNTAIADRLFIGEGTVEKHISNIFSKLALDDAVTQHRRVLAVLAYLRG from the coding sequence GTGCGCATAGTGATCGCCGAGGATTCGGTGCTGTTACGCGAAGGGCTCAACCGACTTGTGGCCGACGCTGGTCATGATGTCGTCGCGAGCGTCGCCAGTGGCCCGGAACTCGTCGAGGCGATCGACCGCGAACGCCCGGACGTCTCCATTGTCGACGTTCGGATGCCGCCCACATTTCGGGACGAAGGCTTGCGCGCCGCCATTGCGGCGCGCGATCGCGTTCCGCTCACCCCGATCCTGATCCTCTCGCAATACGTCGAGGAGCGCTACGCCGGCGAGCTACTGGAAAGCGGAGCGGCTGGTGTCGGCTATCTGCTGAAGGATCGCGTCGCCGACGTCAGCGAGTTCATGATGGCGCTGCGCCAGGTTGCAGCTGGCGGGACCGTGCTGGATCCTGAGGTTGTCGCCCAGCTCGTCACTCGGCGCCGTCGTGATGATCGGCTCGCCGACCTGACGCCGCGCGAGCAGGAGGTCCTGGCGCTTATCGCCGAGGGTCAGTCGAACACCGCCATCGCCGACCGCCTCTTCATTGGCGAGGGCACTGTCGAAAAGCACATCAGCAACATCTTCAGCAAGCTTGCCCTCGACGACGCCGTCACGCAGCACAGGCGCGTCCTCGCCGTCCTGGCGTATCTACGGGGGTAG
- a CDS encoding sigma-70 family RNA polymerase sigma factor, whose product MNVETTPQPTAIPPRDPAYQYEAARRQLARALTEYSADLDTDGAHQDLARRRNEVIEAGMPFFGPLRRFVQHEVRRWADLDGFDTTDVPVDDVVAAIYLIAVEQAADAPHARAFYTWLRRIARREVRSALLEQERLNRLEVSLQQPVQTVGEWPDRALRLIAVLADPTALPPDEIIIGDEEAAVLDRLLGKLPERWREIFLLRVIDGWDVEEIATAEGIAAENVRAIVRHSRAFLGAWLLENADVIA is encoded by the coding sequence ATGAACGTCGAGACGACTCCCCAACCAACAGCGATTCCGCCACGTGACCCTGCCTATCAGTACGAGGCTGCTCGCCGTCAGCTCGCCCGGGCACTGACCGAATACAGCGCCGACCTCGACACCGACGGCGCACATCAGGATCTGGCACGGCGTCGCAACGAGGTCATCGAGGCCGGAATGCCGTTCTTCGGGCCACTCCGCCGCTTCGTCCAGCATGAGGTGCGACGCTGGGCGGACCTGGATGGCTTCGACACTACCGACGTGCCGGTCGACGATGTGGTCGCCGCGATCTATCTGATCGCTGTCGAGCAGGCTGCCGATGCTCCACATGCCCGCGCGTTCTACACCTGGCTGCGCCGGATCGCGCGCCGTGAGGTGCGGTCGGCCCTCCTGGAGCAGGAGCGGCTGAACCGGCTGGAGGTCTCTCTGCAGCAGCCGGTCCAGACTGTTGGTGAGTGGCCAGATCGCGCACTTCGCCTGATCGCGGTGCTGGCCGACCCAACGGCGCTTCCGCCGGACGAGATCATCATCGGCGATGAAGAAGCCGCCGTGCTGGATCGGCTGCTCGGCAAGCTCCCGGAACGCTGGCGCGAGATCTTCCTGCTTCGGGTCATCGATGGCTGGGATGTCGAGGAGATCGCGACTGCCGAGGGAATCGCGGCAGAGAATGTGCGGGCGATAGTACGACACAGTCGGGCGTTCCTCGGAGCCTGGCTGTTGGAGAACGCGGATGTCATCGCCTAG